AAGATTAACTATCGGATAATTTGACAAAACCGCTATAAtgtcatcactttctttctctcGAGAACAAAATTGGAATCCCCTATTGGAGCTCCAATTTGAGGGAGCATGTTaatgaaagttaatatttatctttaatttaaatattagtcTTTATCTATTATCAATTAACTTAAAATAGAAGATAAtaattattagtttgaattaaagTAGAAAATAGACTTGTTCTCTTATTTTTAGATAGTCGAGGTTTATCCCCTCAAACGTTATTTGTATAGAAATATTCATCAATCATCAATAAGGAAGGAATGTCATATTTTCCCAATCTTCTTCTTTCACTATGGACATCACAtctttttgcatattttttttgttaattcaatACATGTGTGCATGTATGCtttaattacttattttttataaatctctTCATTAATATCccattttttatctcttcacTAATAACTTATTTTGATCTCTTtcaaaacttacataatattCAATTTGGTAgcattatttttagataatacaacattaatttaaaaaatatttaatggaattaaattttaagattataGATTGAAGTCCAACTAGTCGTACACATGATCAATTGTGCAAACTTTTGAACACTCAAGGGTTACACATATGACCAAAATCAATAAGTAAttgtaagaaacaaaaatttatgtttCTTGTAGGGATATAAACTGAATTTTGTGATGAAGATATTTGATGGATAGCCTTCTATTTCAGGGGTGGAAGCCTAGGATGGGTCACTAAAATTCACTTTGGgggaattaattaaaaatttagagaTTGTGGGGGATTTCCCTCCAAGTGTCCTTTTCAGAAGTCCTCCTGGCTCCAATGAAGGTAGGTAGACAGACTTGACTCTGTTTAGCTCGACACCAACAGAGAGGTCCATCAAGGTGACCAGCGAGTGaataaaatttctttctctatttGAAGTTGTGGGGGCAAGATGATGACAGTTGGAAAATTAACTCATCCCCGTCGTGAAATGCGAGGATATTCTCAATTCTCAATTATTTGTTTCTGTCCATCCTTAGTATTACACGACGATATATAGGAAAACTCATTGGTCACCTTCCCCAAATAATATGTATACTGTCACGATATTATCAAATCTTCATCATTTGTTTCTTTCTATCCATCATGTTTCAATACACCTGGAAATTGCTGGACATATACCATTTTAGATGCCTAAATGTTAACGACCAAAGAAGCCAAGCATTGTACCCTGACTCTATAGAAAACataaacatataatttttattccatgtatatttatataattataacatcttcttcttttacttCCTTTTGTCCGTTGAAGCTATGGGCATCAGCAGAATTCTGGGTTGTCTTCTTGGGTGTCCTAttctttttattcctttttcccTCCCTGTCAATGCCCTAACAGCCTATGACTCTGCCGCCAATCTTTCATCTTCATGGATTAATAATGGGTCTCGAGATATTAGTGTGGGTTCTGAAGATAACTCCACGCTAAGGCCAATCTTTCTTGGACAAGGCATCAATGCGAGTTTCGCATGTGGCTTCTACTGCAATTATAATTGTGAAGGTTACCTTTTCGCTATCCTCATATTCCCACCACCCGGAAAATACAATTATCTACAAGTCCCAAAAGTAGTGTGGTCTGCTAATCAGAACTTTCTGGTTAGAGATGATGCAACCTTGCAACTCACGCAAGATGGAGATTTGATCTTGAGAGATGCCGATGGTACTTTTGTTTGGTCCTCTAACACATCTGGTAAGTCTGTTGTGGGCTTAAACTTGACCGAGATAGGAAACCTGGTGCTGTTTGACAGCAATAACGCATCTGTCTGGCAGTCTTTTGATCATCCAACCGACAGTCTAGTTCCAGGACAGATTCTGGTTTTCGGTCAGAAACTCACAGCTAGTGCATCCAACAAAGACTGGTCTCAaggtttgatttcatttttcatcactAACCATAGTGTGGTTGCTCGTATTGGGTCCcataactatttttttctctctcatggTTATCACAATAGTACAGAATCAAGATATGTCATATTCAGGAAAGAAGGTCTCCTCTTTCCCTCCGCTCAGCccgttttttcttttcctgacCCTTTTTCTGCTCAGTACATGAAGTTGGGACCCAAAGGTCATTTGACATTTTATGGGTTTGTCAATGACATTTGGAAGGTTTTGTCCAATCCCCTTCTTGGAGACTTCAGCTGTGCATACCCTATGATATGTGGCAAATATGGAGTTTGCTCAGAACAGCAGTGCTTTTGTCCAGGACCAACTGCAGGAGAAACAAGATATTTCACGCCAGTAAATGATGAGGAACCTGACCTTGGGTGTAAAGAAATCACACCCCTATCCTGCAATGCTTCTCATTATCAGAGTCTTCTTATGCTCAGAAGCACAGTGTCCGCGCTTATTCTCCCAAAcaattttgggatttttaataaaaaagaaagtgacATTGAAAGTTGCAAGCAGGCCTGTTTAAGTAATTGCTCCTGCAAAGCTGCAGTCTTTTGGTCTAGTGTCGGAGCTTGCTATCTACTATCTGAAATATTTTCGCTGATGAAGGATGCTCATCCACCGGGGTTGACGACATTCATTAAGGTGCAGAATATCTCAAATCCGGGGGATCCTCCATCTTCCTCAAGTCCAGAGACTATCATTAGTCAGCTGTTGTCTACTTTCGGAGCTTTCGTGGGCCTGGTTTTTATAGCTATTATCATAGGAAGATATCTAAttttgataggaaaagatgTCAAGGAAGACGGGGAGGATAAAGATCTGCTCCAAGTACCAGGGATGCCAACTAGATTCTCTCACGAAATCTTGGTAGCGGCCACTGAAAATTTTAGTCGGGAGCTTGGGAAAGGAGGATTTGGTTCAGTCTTTGAAGGGATTCTGACAGATGGAACAAAAGTTGCTGTGAAGTGTATCAATGGTTTATCTGAGACAAAGGATTATTTCTTAGCTGAGGTTGAGACCATAGGCCGCATTCACCATTTGAACTTGGTGAGACTGGTAGGATACTGTGCCAACAAATCAAATAGATGCTTGGTTTATGAATACATGTTTAATGGCTCCTTGGATAAATGGATCTTCCACAGAAACAAAGAGCTTGCTCTTGATTGGCAAACAAGGAGGAAGATCATCCTGGATATAGCAAAGGGTCTATCCTATCTCCACGAAGAATGCAGACAGAAAATCATCCACTTAGATATCAAACCCCAGAACATCCTTTTAGACGAAAGTTTCAATGCAAAAGTTTCTGATTTCGGACTGTCCAAGCTAATGGACAGGGACCAAAGCCAAGTTGTGACAACCTTGAGAGGAACTCCAGGATATATGGCTCCTGAATGGCTGATCTCCGCAATCACAGAAAAAGTGGACGTCTATAGCTTTGGTATTGTGACTCTGGAAATTTTGTGTGGGCGAAGAAATTTGGATCACTCTCAGCCCGGGGAAGATAAATATTTGTTAAGTCTTTTTAAGAGAAAGGCTGAGGAAGATCAGATGTTGGATTTGGTTGATAAGTACAGTGAGGATATGCAGTTACATGGAGAAGAAGCTGCGGAGCTGATGAGGCTTGCTGCATGGTGTCTACAAAATGACAATGGTAGAAGGCCTTCTATGTCGATGGTGATCAAGGTCTTGGAGGGGGTGATCGATGTTGAAGATAATCTGGACTACAATTTCTTTAATTCATCAGGAGTAGGAGCGACTGAAGCAGTACATCGGAGGGAGATTAATGTGGGTTTTGCCTCTCCTGTGTTGCCGTCTATTCTATCAGGACCCAGGTGAGAAATAACCACTCGACTCTCTGTTTAGACATATTTGGCTGTCTTGGAAGGCATCTCATTTtaagaaatatcattttcaatccTTTGTCATTTGGTCATCAAAATTGTTGGCCTCACTGCACACTTTACATTCATATATCCCTGTCAAATGCAGGCTGACGCTTTCATATATCTTACCAATGAAAAATATCATTCTTTCTAGAAAAACGAAGATattagaaagtaaaaaaaaaaaagggaaaaaaatatatgaatttcatTTAAGAAGTGTCTAAAAAggtaattaataaaaaaaaaattaagataccAATTCAATACCCACCGAACTCTcgatttatattattaaaagttcataaaaCCATGTATAACCTTAGACGAATGTACAAATAATGCTGCTAAAGAACAAAGAATCATATTAAAGTACAAATGAATAAGATCAGGTGCAAAAATTCCACTTCTCGATAAGTGTCTCCTTGATATTAAAGCTAAATCCTATTAATAATTATGATCGTATGAATATCATTATGATCTTATAATAGTTATAAggtaaaaacaataatatgttATATCtgttaaaattctttaaaagatAATAGTGTTCAACAAAATTTCCATTAAGATTCCACCTTCTTAATGTCATTgagaaaaaacattaaaaataaggtATAACACGATgtatcttttctttcctttctccctgaaattcttcaaatatgattttttttttttataaactatttgcatttttctaaaaaaaaaaaaactttgaagtaAACAAATTCCAAGTAAAGCAACAATTGATACATAGGCATcactcattttcattttgaaattcaaaaagtgatccaacaattaaaaaaatcacaaagtTTGAAATCACTTTGCTTCTTTGTACTTATATTTTTTCCGTTTTTTTTATTGGACAAATaaacttcatcattttttttttcttatttcaactatttttccattgaaagaacccttgaaaaaaaatacttttaaatttattctttttcatcTAGATTCATAGTTTttcttgaattaatttaatttatctattttaaatcattatttttatttatattcatttagttatatatatatatatatatatatatatatatatatatatatatatatatatatatatatcaaaaagatactaattaaaaatatttattgaaaagttTTAAATGATGTTTGATCTActacaagagagagagagagagagagagagagagaattacAGGTAGAGAGAGACAAAATTACAGGTATATAAAATGGCTCTATTTGcataatttcaaatcaaattaaataacaattatattaacattttccagttcaaaaacttttaaatttgcAGGTTTAAAGTTTTAGAGCTTTATTATTATGGGCTGCGTTTGGCTGTGAGCTCAGACAACCTACACTTGGGACACTAGAATTGGTTTATTTAACCCTGGCCTGGCCCAGCCCGGAATGTCTGTAGCCATTGCGCTCAAGCAAACATTGGGATGGCAACGGGACACATTCAGACAAAGCAGCCCCATCCCAACCGTCTTAATTACTTAAAACACAGTCTTATCcccaaggaaaaaaataataataaacgaGGCAAGGCGAGTCCGAGATCTTCCCATACCAATCTTATGCAGTTTAGTgtcttaaatttcttttttttaattgattatattaaaaataaatataatttataaataaataaatattataaatttttatattttattttaatgaaaaataattctgccatttatgtgttaaaaaaaaaagttagtcaattaattaaaataatttttattaatcataaaTCTAATCAAGGCATAGGGAAATAGGATAAGGCAATACCCAAACTCAATCATACCCGACTTAggtttaaataaaaagaaaaatccccAAACCCGTGTCTGATCTGTTTACCATTTCCTCAAACATGGCCTATTAGGGACAAGGGAGGACAAATACCCTACACGAAAAACAATCTCCATTACCATCCCTAAGCAAAGCAAAACCCAGGAATAATAAGAGTATCCAAAAACTTGTAACTTATCTTAAAACCATATCCACTATAATAAATAAAGGAGATTTTGGAATGTATTGAACACCTCCGGATGAACTAGACAGGGGCAAAGAACACAGAAGATGACTCCCATGGAAGCCTACACCATTCCAAAAGATAAGAAAACACAGCTATAAAGGAAGATCACCGCCATGGAAACAAGAATTGATACAATAAATTAGGTATGCACTGAATTAACCAAACACTCTCcagaaaaagataataataatcttaaagCCTCAGAATCATGAGAGTTTGATTACAGAGTTGACACAAAAAACATACATGAACTTTTTATTCAGAACATAAAAGTGCTCATCTAAACAATAACCGTATGTTACCACCATTAGTACAAGCAACATACCCAAAGGGCACACAACCTAAGAGAAAGCATATAAACCTAACCTCCACCTCAGAAAATTATATCTTCATCCTTCTCCATAGCTGCAGACAATAAGTTGTGTGCTGCATTTAATGAAATTCCTTTCTGCAAAGAAACTTTCCCTGCAAACTGATCCTCTGAAAACTCCTTCGCTGAAGCCATCTGTCTCTCCATTTCCCTCTTCTTATATCCTTGTATCTtcttcaacctgaaaaagtccTCCCTTTCCAGCTCATCCAGCTCCCCTTTAATGTAGATTATGGTATTCTCCAACCTTGGCTTCACAACATTCTCTAGGGCATTAACCCTACGATTTGTGGTCTTGATTGCCTCATCAAGAGTCAAGAATGATGTCTGGAGGGAAGCAAGCTCAACAAGAACCTCAATTGCTTTGACATAAGCAGCTCGGCAGAGCTGGACCTGTTGGCCACCTCTAGCCAATCCAGTGAGGTCATTCTTAGTCTCCCCTTCATTAAAATACTCAAACTTGGGAAGCTTCACACCAGCCACATTCTCTTGCCGGGATCGAACTTTAAGAGATGCATTTTGGACATTCTCAAGAACAACATGCTTGATGTTCTCACCAGCAACATATTTGGCTTCAGTTAGAGCAAAGGAGGAGGCTTTCATGACCTCTCCCATTGATTCCTTTGTGGATACAATCTTCTTGAGGATTTGACGAAATTGCACTGTCAGAGCATCACTCTTTTTCTTGAGGAGAGCATGACCCCTTGTAGCACCAACAAGGCGTGCTTTCACGACTCCAAGCATTGTAACAGTTGGAACGACATTCAATCGCTGGCTTTGGCCAGACATCTTGTCAAAATTCTAAAAGCTGAAAAGAAAGCTAAGGATCAGATTAATTTTCTGAGGCaggaaaacttatttaaaatgtGTCAAATATTTACTAACACATGGcatgataaggaaatcaattcacaatccataataacAACAACGCTGAAATGATTAGCTTCTGCAGAAACATTCAAAGGGCTTATCCCAATAAcacaaaataagtaaaaaaaataatcaaaatccctCCACACCAAGTTCAAAATTCACCAGGACTACTGAAGTTCTACAAACTTCTCAGATATCAAAACAGGAAATCTTCCAAAATCTATGAGTTACTAATGTAAACCCCTACAAATGAATCCACAGTACACCCATGGTGTTAAATATCTGTTATAATTATCCACAAGGAATTTTCATCCAAAATTCAATGTTTGTCATGGATCtctataacatttttaaaatcgatgtcaaaattcaattaatattacCTTATTTTTATAACCTCAGTATGATGGTCAACATAATTACTTTATTCCATCACCACACAAGAATGAGTATTACATTACTAAATGCAATAaatctcatatttcattttctacCCCAATAAATAATCATAGTTTTCCAATATAATGTGAGTAAAAGGGTTGAAAGAAGCACACCACAGAAAATATAGGAGCTGACTAGAAGATGAAGTTAACTTAGAAAGGTACAAGACCATGCTGGATGAACAATCAGCAAACAGAAATCACTCTAAACTAGTCAATATAGTAAAGCCAAAAGAAAACTGAATTGGCAatataaatttccaaaatagcCACTTCCACGCAATTTCACTGAAATGCCACAACAGCCAAACATGTCAACTTGAACTCATGAAAAACCTGATATGGCAACtctaggttaaaaaaaaaaggaaaaaagaaaaaaatcctcaaaattccatgaagtcACATCGCAAACTTGCAGCTGTTATTAACGCACTGGACttgtaaaattaaaacaagagcATGCCCTAAAGTGCTTTATGAACAAAAAGTACTTGTAATCTATATTACCTACCAAAAAGGCACCTATGCATTATAGCATTGTAGAAGGAAAATTCTAAACCCCTAGGTGCCCAGCCATTCTATAAGTCCTAGTAGGGGTAAACCTTGTATTctatatagatttttttgtgGTAGATGACAGCATGGATTTTCAGGCGCCTTTCTTGGTAACAAAGAGAAATTTCTTGGCACCATTTTTATGGAGCTACTGCCTAACTTGAGAAACTAATGTCATAAGAGGGGATGATCTGAAGATGCATGTGAAAGGAACAAGTGGGTGTGGTTTAGCAGTTCAAATGTGAGCAATAGTACCTTAAAAGCTCTATCAGGAAATTCATTAATTGTTTTTgtgcatcttttttttttttcctttgaattatataaaaatggaaagaaaaggaaaaccaCCAAAAATATACAATCTTCACGCCTCGTTCCCTTCCCTTCACCAATTATAACCCCACCCAAACAAACATTACCTTGCAACACTCCCCAAACAACAATTActttattcaatttttcttcttaCAAGTTACAATGACCTTCACttgttttcctcaaaattttctaattttacacCAACTCTCttgtttcttttgaaaaattcattatGCCATCATATTCAAAGCATCAAAAAGATAGTAAGATAGTGCTAGAAAGTAGAGTATCCTATATTCATAGATCTGATGAACTTTCTTATTTACTCTAAAATAGGTTTGCACTATGAGGGAAACAAAAAGCATATTAGAAATTAAACAAGGTATCAAACCTCTCCTACAATGAGTGTACCAACAAggacaaagaaacaaaaactaaaacaCATTTTTACCTATCATCAAGATGACTAAATGGCTGGTGAATTATTCCAACCAAAGCACCATAAGACCAAGTAACTAACTAGGCCCATCACCAAGGACATCCATGCTTTTAAACACCATCTGCTATCTTCCCCATAAGAACTCCTCTAGAATTTAGAAGGAAAACAAATTCTGAttgcaaaatttattttaaaaagaataggCTCATTAATTACACTTTTGGTTCTTCAACTTTAATTTGTCCATGATTGCAAAGCCCAGTAACTGAACCATCAATGCCGTTTACCATTCTACAATCCCAAATCACTAAAGTTCCATTCAGTTTCTCAAACTTGAAAGCATTGAAAAACCCAAAAAGACAGCTCTTCATCAATTTCACTTGTACTTGATCATTGGTTCTCCAAATTTACTTTGTCCATGGCTAGACCATCACGTTCTACTAAACAGAAAATCTAGAAGCTCCATTTGGTTTTCCCAAAAATTTAGcagaaaaaattttaattttaggttCTTCAATACCTGGAACCAAGAATTCAAAAACCTGTTCTCAACCAAGCTTAATACAAGTATCTGGTTTACCAATTAAGAAAACATGCTTTACTTTTGTTTAAACCTGCATGGCAAATATAAAAGTCCAAAAGTTACTTTGCTTTTCCTcacttttctcagcaaccaaatagcAGTGTAGAGGcaatttcatctttttaacctagagatagaaaaagaaaaatatttagatgcttcacaaataaaatatttttgccAACTATCCAGCAAAGTGAATTAGATCACAACCATGAAATCCCCTTTACTCTGAGGAGGGGGAAAAAATATGATACTACACAAACAAAACAATTTGACAAGGTTTGTAGAAAGTGGATTGCATTTCCCTCACTTCTAGAAATAAAACTGCCCCATCATCCATTGATTCAAGACGGTTCTTCACATAATTCGTTTCCCAAAAGACACAGTACATAAATGGcctgaatttgaaaaaaattacaaggCATGCAGTAGCTCCATCACCCCTTCTTCATTTCAATTAACTTAAATCTCTCTCTTTGGATGGTAAGGCATGTTCCCTTTGCAATGGATAGTACAAAATCATGTgctgaaaattttctattttgtatAGCATCACtccataaataaaatgataacaaaaaatcACAGAACGCTAAATCTAGATCCCAGAAGTGGACTGATCCTAATTTTCCTTCGTAAAAAACTCAATAGAGTAAAATTATAAGTTCAATTGTCCATTAAACTAAAATCACCAGTCGATTTACGAGAACAATTTGCAGatctaaatccatgaaccagacaaaaggaaaacaagaaagaatcaAAGCAAACTGAATTCAGAAAACAgatgaaagcaaaaatgaatCGAAGGATAGGTTTCAGATTAAAACGGCATCATCCGGAGAGACAAACCTGAGAACTTGCGGACTGTGCGAATGCGGCAGGGAGTGTCGACGAAGGGTTCGCCGCCGGTGGAGGTGTTGGCCGGAAACAAGAACGGAGTGTGATATCAAGGGTGATCGAAGAGGTCTGAGATGCGTTTGGGGTTTCGGGGGttctcttttattctttttgttttggcgATCTTTATTTGTATTTACTCTTGCCACGCTGGCAAACACTGGGGCCCACCAAATTATGTGACAGTGTAAACAGTATAGTAAAGGCTGTTTGGATTTGCCTTTGGAAA
The window above is part of the Vitis riparia cultivar Riparia Gloire de Montpellier isolate 1030 chromosome 12, EGFV_Vit.rip_1.0, whole genome shotgun sequence genome. Proteins encoded here:
- the LOC117927248 gene encoding V-type proton ATPase subunit D, producing MSGQSQRLNVVPTVTMLGVVKARLVGATRGHALLKKKSDALTVQFRQILKKIVSTKESMGEVMKASSFALTEAKYVAGENIKHVVLENVQNASLKVRSRQENVAGVKLPKFEYFNEGETKNDLTGLARGGQQVQLCRAAYVKAIEVLVELASLQTSFLTLDEAIKTTNRRVNALENVVKPRLENTIIYIKGELDELEREDFFRLKKIQGYKKREMERQMASAKEFSEDQFAGKVSLQKGISLNAAHNLLSAAMEKDEDIIF
- the LOC117926112 gene encoding G-type lectin S-receptor-like serine/threonine-protein kinase SD2-5, which translates into the protein MGISRILGCLLGCPILFIPFSLPVNALTAYDSAANLSSSWINNGSRDISVGSEDNSTLRPIFLGQGINASFACGFYCNYNCEGYLFAILIFPPPGKYNYLQVPKVVWSANQNFLVRDDATLQLTQDGDLILRDADGTFVWSSNTSGKSVVGLNLTEIGNLVLFDSNNASVWQSFDHPTDSLVPGQILVFGQKLTASASNKDWSQGLISFFITNHSVVARIGSHNYFFLSHGYHNSTESRYVIFRKEGLLFPSAQPVFSFPDPFSAQYMKLGPKGHLTFYGFVNDIWKVLSNPLLGDFSCAYPMICGKYGVCSEQQCFCPGPTAGETRYFTPVNDEEPDLGCKEITPLSCNASHYQSLLMLRSTVSALILPNNFGIFNKKESDIESCKQACLSNCSCKAAVFWSSVGACYLLSEIFSLMKDAHPPGLTTFIKVQNISNPGDPPSSSSPETIISQLLSTFGAFVGLVFIAIIIGRYLILIGKDVKEDGEDKDLLQVPGMPTRFSHEILVAATENFSRELGKGGFGSVFEGILTDGTKVAVKCINGLSETKDYFLAEVETIGRIHHLNLVRLVGYCANKSNRCLVYEYMFNGSLDKWIFHRNKELALDWQTRRKIILDIAKGLSYLHEECRQKIIHLDIKPQNILLDESFNAKVSDFGLSKLMDRDQSQVVTTLRGTPGYMAPEWLISAITEKVDVYSFGIVTLEILCGRRNLDHSQPGEDKYLLSLFKRKAEEDQMLDLVDKYSEDMQLHGEEAAELMRLAAWCLQNDNGRRPSMSMVIKVLEGVIDVEDNLDYNFFNSSGVGATEAVHRREINVGFASPVLPSILSGPR